TTGGCTCTGCGTACAACGATGTATTATAGCAATTTACATTCAGGTCTCACACAAACCATCGGAGGCTTAGCAAGCCCTTATTAGGAACTCATTTATCTACAGTAGTGGATTTATATTGCGCATTCAgtcgaagagggaggagagtccccagagcCGAggaagcccagcgctggagaaaggtaagattttaaccccttcctccccctagagcccggctggagtgggaccctgagggtgggggggacttaAAGaccacgagtttgttttcctggcactatagtggtcctttaatgacacacataatttaaaataatgtttttaagaaAACTACATTTTTAAAACCATTCAGTAGATATacaccaataaaaaaaatgcatgcatttatttgggCATTTTATCTTTAGGGATATAAAATCAGCTTGCTAAAGATGCAGAAGCCCTGCCTTCTTTCCCCAGCCCAGACATTCAGAATGTGCTGGTGGAGCGCTCCAATCAGAGTCTTCTGAGCTCGAACATGTTTACAGCTATAAACTGTAatacatcttaaccccttaaggacacatcacatgtgtgacatgattcccttttattccagaagtttggtccttaaggggttaggaaAGGGAAGGAAGGTAGGCATCTGCAAGCACAGCACACCTGCCGCTTCTGGAGATAATGTAAGCAGAAGAAAACCTCACCAGGTGTCTGAGGAACAGCCACGGAGTGGTCTCTGCCCCCAAACATAAATGGGCTGACTTATATTATAGTATAATCTTTCTGATATGTGACAAGCTGCAGACACATTAAGCACCTCAGCAAGTGAAGGCAAGCTTGTGTGAcgtttccctttaaaggaatgCTCAAGGCACCATAGCAACATTAGGGAGCaaccaatatttatattttacagccgataccgatattctgtacatttaccgttttgaaaaaataaactattgctacacaaatctactgttaactgaacatgtttattatttatttattgttttgcaaatctttttttattaaggtaaatgcacaaaatatacatgccagtcagaactatttatgttttcaagaatatatgtgtgtgatgtttgtgtagtgtgtgtatagtgaatgcagtgtgtgtgtgtttgtctaaagtgaatgcagtgtgtgtgtgtatataatgaatgcagagtgtgtgtgtgtatagtaaatgcagtgtgtgtgtgtgtgtgtgtaaagtgagtgcagagtgtgtgtgtatataatgaatgcagagtgtgtgtgtatagtaaatgcagtgtgtgtgtgtgtgtgtgtgtaaagtgaatgcagtgtgtgtgtatataatgaatgcagagtgtgtgtgtttgtgtagtgtgtatagtaaatgcagtgagtgtttgtgtaggtatgtaatgtgtgtaaaataggggggggggacgttCCCCTGGTGATCCGGTGGCATGGACTCTGCAGAGAGGGCCCAGCAACAATCTTTcttcccttcccagcagctcccctgtctaacacTCGACccctgcgtgccgcgcggagcattgccatggtaacccgtggcaacgctcagacagCTGCGGGATTCACACGAGTTACACAGGGGAGCCGCTGGGAAGGTAAGAGTGTGCTgccggccccccaggaccgccgggcgtTGTCATGCCCTAATGGTGGCCCTGGTCTGCATAATCGGCATCTTTATAGGCCGATACCAATATTGCGGAAAATtctgaatatcggccgataatattggCCAGACCGATAATTGGTTGATCCCTAAACATTATCTtaatttagttgttatggtgtctagagTTCCGGGTCGCCATCTTACGAATTgtttaaccctatagtgctccaGATGACACTCGTCCTCATGGTTCCTGTGTCTCAATCTCCAGCCTCAGATTCAATATGGAAGCCTTTGACTATGTACCAGTGATAGGCAGAGTCAGCTGGCACTGAGAAAAATGCATTAGAAAGCTGTGTATGTGACTAATTAATGTTTTCTCGATGGGAGGCCATTGGAAGGTTGTGGGAAGCATAGAAGCCTCCAATGATGTCACCAAGTGGGAGGGACTTACAGTTGCACTGGGTTTTTCGAACTGTTCTTAGAAGACACTGAGTATATGGGAATCTTGCACAATAAACTATTCTAATCACGTAGAGTGGCCTGTATATCAAGACAACGTATAACCCATGCAAAGCCAGAAACAACAACACACTGCAGCAGTATAATGTAAACCTGATTCTGGCAAACATGAAAGAACAACAGACAAGTTTACCTTTCAAAAATTGATTTACTGTTGTAGGCATTCTGCTTTTTGATAACCAAactttttagtttttatatggaTACTAGCAGCTTTCTCTTGCAATCTTTTCAGCCCACTGTCCGGATCACATATACATTCAATTTGATTTTCCTCCCAGAAGAAAATCACCTTATCTCTTAATGGGAAATACATATTAAAGGATAAGAGATCATTTCCTGAGTGTCTGCCAACAAATGACCAGGTGAGCTCTGGTCAAAACATTCCTTCTCTTCGCACAAACATTACTGCTTCAACTGCAAGTGAATTTTTTGATGCACCAGAAGATGAGATTTGCgtgtaaaacattttaaacattcaGAACAGGAATATGGCCTGTTCCCAGTGTGCTGCGTTTGATGTATCTCAAGATGTGCCTTCTGTCTAAAACACCTGCCACACTCAGTACAACAGtatggcttctctcctgtgtgtatTCTTCTGTGTCTTATGAGATTTGTTTGATATTGAAAGCCTTTTCCACATTCTGTGCATAAATATGGTTTGCCTCCTATGTGCATCCGAAAGTGCTGCTTGAGGTAAGATTTATGGGCAAAATgtttcccacattcagagcagGAATATGGTTTTTGTCCTTCATGGATGTGTCTGTGTCTTGAAAGATTTGATTGGGTTTGGAAAAATTTTCCACATTCAGTACATGCATACGGCTTATCTCCTGTATGAACTCGAAGGTGGCTAGAAAGAGAACCCTTTTCAGCAAAACGTTTCCCACATTCAGTACACGTATATGGTTTCAATCCTGTGTGAATTTTTTGATGTTTTACAAGATGAGGTTTAAAGCAAAAGCTTTTCTCACATTcggaacatgagaaaggtttctctcctgtgtgtacTCGTTGGTGTCTCTCAAGAATTGGTATCGAGCTAAAGCATTTCTCACATTCAGGACAGGAGAATGCTTTTTGGCCTGTATGAACAGTTTTACATATAGCAATTTGTGGGTTCTTCGAGGGACTATTTTCACAGTCTGAATCTTCAAAGGATTGTTCTCTTGTGTAAGTCATAACATGTGGAATACAAAATGTACTTGAGGCCATTTGCTTATCTTGAGTCTGTGTTTGTTCTGTGATAATTTCTTCTTCCAATAAGACTGAATCTTCTGTAGTATAAGGCAGAGTATATTCTTTTTTTATGTGTCCTGCACGTGTATAAATGTCTGTATCTGCGAGATTTCTTTCTGGTTCCTCGTTAACATTAGTAGATGTATATTCCGTCTGTGTTTGTTCAGTTGGTCTATAAACGACAGTTTCTGTGAGGTTCCCTATTTCATACGAGGCCTGTTCCTCATTAACTGTATCTGATGGATATTCTGTCTGTTTATAAATATTTGTGATATTTCCTTCTTCACTTGAGGCTGGGTCTTCTTTGATATTACTAAATGgatattgtgtctgtgtatgttctgTGGGTGTGtaaatgtcagtgtctgtgagatTTCTTTCCTCACGTGATGCCGATTCATCTTTAATATCAGTAGATGGatactctgtctgtgtgtggtctGACGCCGCATACATTTCAATATCTGTGAAATTTCCTTTAACGCGGTGTACAAATGAGTCCGAAATTTCCCTTTTACAATTTCCGGAACATGGATTAGAAATTGTTGAGAAATCTGCTGAATTACTTTCAGATATACGGTCTTCTTCGTTTAGATTCGATGGTGAAGAAATGGGAGTTTGAAATGTTACAGAAGACATCTTGGCTTTAGACAAATCTGTTGGAAAGATGATTAGATTATGCTCAGTATCAATGATTAGATTATGTACAATGATTAGATTATGCTCAGTATCAATGATTAGATTATGCTCAGTATCAATGATTAGATTATGCTCAGTATCAATGATTAGATTATGTACAATGATTAGAGTATGCTCAGTATCAATGATTAGATTATGCTCAGTATCCATGATTAGATTATGCTCAGTATCAATGATTAGATTATGCTCAGTATCAATGATTAGATTATGCTCAGTATCAATGATTAGATTATGTACAATGATTAGATTATGCTCAGTATCAATGATTAGATTATGCTCAGTATCAATGATTAGAGTATGTACAATGATTAATGAATAGTACAACAGCAGTGAAAATACCAAAATGGTCAATCCACTGGAGTTGTTATTGGTTGGAGGGTGTCAGGGCATAACCCAAAATAACAATCGCCCACATTGAAAGGTACCAGCAATAGGTGATATCCAAGCAGATATCCTGCGACAACATTACAAGGATAAGGGTTACCCTAACCGGTGCCTTAAGAAAGTTTACAGGAGAGCTGTAGAGTCAGACAGAGAGACGTTACTAATAAAGAACATACCTGCTACCTCTACTAACCCCCCACCACGCATGATTGCCACCTATGATGCAGGGTGGGACAGAGTTAGATCGGGTATCCAGAAATTCTGGCCTCTCTTAACGGGAGACACACATCTCAAAAGGATTTTGGGTCCAAATATGACAGCAAGGAGAGGCAAAAATTTGAGAGACCTCCTAGTGCCGAGTC
The DNA window shown above is from Pelobates fuscus isolate aPelFus1 chromosome 10, aPelFus1.pri, whole genome shotgun sequence and carries:
- the LOC134575206 gene encoding oocyte zinc finger protein XlCOF7.1-like isoform X1 gives rise to the protein MNKDKNKVAERISEFTLEIIYLLTGEDHVFVKKSSDCVLGGSDSTHSTVPPPRSLLQMRNNEQKVLKLTNKIIHLLTGEVWQYLDGHKESHSDVILENRQSVSSLDLSKAKMSSVTFQTPISSPSNLNEEDRISESNSADFSTISNPCSGNCKREISDSFVHRVKGNFTDIEMYAASDHTQTEYPSTDIKDESASREERNLTDTDIYTPTEHTQTQYPFSNIKEDPASSEEGNITNIYKQTEYPSDTVNEEQASYEIGNLTETVVYRPTEQTQTEYTSTNVNEEPERNLADTDIYTRAGHIKKEYTLPYTTEDSVLLEEEIITEQTQTQDKQMASSTFCIPHVMTYTREQSFEDSDCENSPSKNPQIAICKTVHTGQKAFSCPECEKCFSSIPILERHQRVHTGEKPFSCSECEKSFCFKPHLVKHQKIHTGLKPYTCTECGKRFAEKGSLSSHLRVHTGDKPYACTECGKFFQTQSNLSRHRHIHEGQKPYSCSECGKHFAHKSYLKQHFRMHIGGKPYLCTECGKGFQYQTNLIRHRRIHTGEKPYCCTECGRCFRQKAHLEIHQTQHTGNRPYSCSECLKCFTRKSHLLVHQKIHLQLKQ
- the LOC134575206 gene encoding oocyte zinc finger protein XlCOF7.1-like isoform X2, with amino-acid sequence MRNNEQKVLKLTNKIIHLLTGEVWQYLDGHKESHSDVILENRQSVSSLDLSKAKMSSVTFQTPISSPSNLNEEDRISESNSADFSTISNPCSGNCKREISDSFVHRVKGNFTDIEMYAASDHTQTEYPSTDIKDESASREERNLTDTDIYTPTEHTQTQYPFSNIKEDPASSEEGNITNIYKQTEYPSDTVNEEQASYEIGNLTETVVYRPTEQTQTEYTSTNVNEEPERNLADTDIYTRAGHIKKEYTLPYTTEDSVLLEEEIITEQTQTQDKQMASSTFCIPHVMTYTREQSFEDSDCENSPSKNPQIAICKTVHTGQKAFSCPECEKCFSSIPILERHQRVHTGEKPFSCSECEKSFCFKPHLVKHQKIHTGLKPYTCTECGKRFAEKGSLSSHLRVHTGDKPYACTECGKFFQTQSNLSRHRHIHEGQKPYSCSECGKHFAHKSYLKQHFRMHIGGKPYLCTECGKGFQYQTNLIRHRRIHTGEKPYCCTECGRCFRQKAHLEIHQTQHTGNRPYSCSECLKCFTRKSHLLVHQKIHLQLKQ